The following proteins are encoded in a genomic region of Populus trichocarpa isolate Nisqually-1 chromosome 13, P.trichocarpa_v4.1, whole genome shotgun sequence:
- the LOC7482393 gene encoding F-box protein At5g07610 → MKRVSLSSAEIIASNQDLLTEILIRIPAKPLLKFKSVSKQWLSLISDPKFCIWHACHQRVLNPTPNALLLNNFYSSTPTFQFIPLIGDDSSSYSQAAVFDYLNVSPNYRLKIKNSCNGLILCMSIFYGCGFDDAGSELKGIICNPTTKQFKTLSFPVPKFGNSKTYSSFYGLAFDPLKSHHYKIICLHVDYRVSKNPQIYLYSSRTNSWSFLQNSLEAPTLYGFVNGVFCNDAIHWCSYEQTTLYFDVNTESLKIMPMPPIFSTVNRFREMMYFGESRGRLHLAGIGRRFISRFDVWEMASDYSGWSLLYNVNLHSMKRAFPEQKFDTFSILNVLLAEKEEESKVVISVDSIAVSLNVYDGTWKMLSVLEPGLEFPAELGYEGHDAFQYFQSLVCV, encoded by the coding sequence ATGAAGCGTGTTTCTTTATCTTCGGCGGAAATAATTGCCAGCAACCAAGACCTTCTGACCGAAATTCTCATCCGAATACCTGCAAAACCTCTCCTGAAATTCAAGTCTGTATCAAAACAGTGGCTCTCTTTAATTTCTGACCCCAAATTCTGTATCTGGCATGCTTGCCACCAACGAGTCCTAAACCCCACACCCAATGCCCTCCTGCTCAACAACTTTTACTCCTCCACTCCGACTTTCCAGTTCATCCCTCTCATTGGTGATGATTCATCTTCTTATTCTCAAGCTGCAGTCTTTGACTATTTGAATGTGTCTCCGAACTATCGGCTCAAGATAAAGAATTCTTGCAACGGATTGATCCTTTGTATGTCCATCTTCTATGGCTGTGGTTTTGATGATGCAGGTTCTGAACTCAAGGGTATTATTTGTAATCCCACTACCAAGCAATTTAAGACTCTTTCTTTTCCGGTTCCTAAATTCGGGAATTCTAAAACATATTCAAGTTTTTATGGTTTGGCCTTTGATCCCTTAAAATCACATCACTACAAGATCATTTGTCTTCATGTTGATTATCGAGTCTCTAAAAATCCCCAAATTTATCTATATTCCTCACGTACCAACTCTTGGAGCTTCTTGCAAAACTCTCTGGAAGCACCAACTTTGTATGGTTTTGTGAATGGGGTTTTCTGCAATGATGCTATTCATTGGTGCAGTTATGAACAAACCACATTGTATTTCGATGTAAATACTGAAAGTTTGAAGATAATGCCAATGCCTCCTATATTTTCGACTGTAAACAGATTTCGGGAAATGATGTACTTTGGGGAATCAAGGGGCCGTTTGCACTTGGCAGGCATAGGACGCCGTTTCATCTCTCGATTTGATGTTTGGGAGATGGCTTCTGATTATTCTGGATGGTCTTTGCTGTACAATGTGAATCTTCATAGTATGAAAAGGGCATTTCCTGAACAAAagtttgatacattttcaataTTGAATGTTCTTCTGgctgaaaaggaagaagaatcgAAGGTTGTGATATCAGTTGACAGTATAGCCGTGTCCTTGAATGTTTACGATGGTACATGGAAGATGCTTAGTGTTTTAGAGCCAGGACTTGAATTTCCTGCTGAATTGGGTTATGAAGGGCATGATGCCTTTCAATACTTTCAGTCCCTTGTTTGTGTTTGA